ATCATCAAATCACAATTGTTggatataaaaacaatttacaCACCAAATGATATAATAAGAGACATGAGAAAGGATTACAGCATCAAATTagattattggaaagcatggaAATGTAGACAAATTGCACTAGAGCTTTTAAGAGGGAAACCAGAAGATTCATATGGTGTACTACCAAGATATCTTCACATGATAATGCAAACAAATCCAGGATCATTTGTAAGTTATAAAACAGATGTGGATGATACATTTCTCTATGCTTTCATGTCACTGAAGGCATCTATAAGTGGATGGAATCACTGTATTCCTATTATGATTGTGGATGCTACCTTTTTGAAAGGACCATATGGAGGTACTCTGTTTTCAGCATCAACTCTTGATGCAGCAGGTATGTTTTCAGCATTAAAGTTTTTATTAGCATACTGTTATCATTATGGCATTATCATGTGATAATCTGATAATCAAAACAAACTTTGATTTTACAGGAAAAATATTCCCTCTTGCATTTTCAATAACAGATTCAGAAAATGATGAATCATGGAATTGGTTTTTTACACACATCAAAAATGTTTTTGGTGTAAGGGAAGAAATGTGTATAATTTCAGACAGACATCAGAGCATTAAAAATGCAATAGAGAGTGTTTTTGCTGGAGAAGTTCAACATGATATTTGCATATATCATTTACTAAAAAACATGAAAAGCAAATTCAGAAGGAATCGGAAGACAATTAAAGATCTGTTCAAAGCAGCAGCAAGAGCTTATACAAAGGAAGAATTTAATACTCATATGGCAGAGCTTAACAATATAAATCCAGCAGTTATATCTTATCTCAAGGAAGCAGGTTTCAAAAGGTGGGCAGTTTCACATTCTGTGAAAAAAAGATACAACATAATGACTTCAAATACGGCTGAGTCATTTAATGCAGCAGTAAATAGGGCAAGAGAATTACcagttaccatgcttatggaATACTTGAGAAGCTTGGTACAAAGATGGAGCTACAAAAACAGAAATCTTGCTAGAGGAACTTTCACAAAATTGACTACCAAATATGATTCTCTGCTAAgggaaaattatattaattccCTCAAAATCGAGGTAAGCATTCATTTAAACATAATAGTATTCTGTTTATTATTAGCATTGTCATCTGTTTATCAGGTTCACTTTAGTATTATCATCTGTTTATCAAAGTTCAGTTTAATATTATCATCTGTTTATCAGGTTCAGCCATCTGATGATGACATATTTACTGTTACTGAAAATTGTAAACCCTCCACTGTTAACATCAAGGAAAAATCTTGCACATGCAACAGATATCAAGAAGAAATGATTCCATGTAAACATGCTGCTGCTGTATTCAATTACAAACATCAAGACCCAACTGAATATTGCTCAAAGTATTTCACAAATGAAGAAATGCTTGCTACATATGCAGAAACTGTATACCCGATTCCTAAAGAAGAAACATGGGAAGTCACTGCAGAGGTTGAAGATGTCATTATCTTACCTCCTATAGGAAGAATTAAACCTGGAAGaccaaaaaaaagaagaataaaaggtccagatgaacaaaaaaatcaaaataagtgCAGCCGATGTGAAAAATATGGACATAATCGTAAGACTTGTAGAAATATTCCAAAAAAAGGCTAGAACTGTTCattgaaaatttaattgtactatttttcattcaataaaaaattttaatcaTTCTTATATAATGTATTAATGATATAGaataattatcataatatagGTATGATAGGtatgataatattatcatatgaataTCACAATCATTCTTATATAATGTATTAATGATATAGaataattatcataatatagGTATGATAGGtatgaaaatattatcatatgaatatcacaacataatcatataattatcaacaGCATTAGACAACTTatcattattataaaattatcattagTTATCATGTGAGtatcataaaatttatcattaaagtgtaatcacattatcatattattatcattatcatcTGATTATCACCTGATTGATTATGACATAATTATCACCTGATTATCAAAAAACTGAAATTGTTATCATTaatcacattatcataaatttatcacatTACCATTTTATCATAAAGTTATCACCTGATTATGACATAATTATCACCTGTTATAATTAGTCacattatcataaacttatcatttaTCATTTTATCATCTGAATATCACCTGATTATGACATAATTATCACCTGTTTATTATTAGTCACATTATCATAAAGTTATCATTTGTTATTTTATCATCTGAGTATCACCTGATTATgacataattattaattattacctGAGTagcaaaaaactaaaattgtaATCATTAACATTGTAAAAAACTTACACAACCATTTTTGTTCCAGAATCACATTTACACAATCACAAAACTTTagtataagttttaaaaactaaaaacaacagTTCATTCAGAAATATAACCACATTTAGTCTTGATCTTCCACCTTCCATAGATGTACAAATTAGTTGCATATCTTTCACGAAGTCTAAAGAC
This region of Mercurialis annua linkage group LG1-X, ddMerAnnu1.2, whole genome shotgun sequence genomic DNA includes:
- the LOC126674559 gene encoding uncharacterized protein LOC126674559; protein product: MEIIQVLMQHDGQWTEDGKYINFKITGILLEIDCTFESFIELVYQHLQIQETDTQLDIQYLVSDDYPPIKIKDEGSLRFYIQLKRSEMNFTKYPICIILNKPIRFLESSSSAAANDSILVQEDDMTYLDEQFFKEKEMSCSNLDMIEYANLLCDLQEDLPETDFNEDYIAINQTNHKLEEGGIFTDKESVISEMSLYGISDHFQYKVQKSCKRQYRLRCVDESCEWKFYASRVGNTKMFQVRKYNNVHTCSLEMRMGDQKYVSSKTIAKIIKSQLLDIKTIYTPNDIIRDMRKDYSIKLDYWKAWKCRQIALELLRGKPEDSYGVLPRYLHMIMQTNPGSFVSYKTDVDDTFLYAFMSLKASISGWNHCIPIMIVDATFLKGPYGGTLFSASTLDAAGKIFPLAFSITDSENDESWNWFFTHIKNVFGVREEMCIISDRHQSIKNAIESVFAGEVQHDICIYHLLKNMKSKFRRNRKTIKDLFKAAARAYTKEEFNTHMAELNNINPAVISYLKEAGFKRWAVSHSVKKRYNIMTSNTAESFNAAVNRARELPVTMLMEYLRSLVQRWSYKNRNLARGTFTKLTTKYDSLLRENYINSLKIEVQPSDDDIFTVTENCKPSTVNIKEKSCTCNRYQEEMIPCKHAAAVFNYKHQDPTEYCSKYFTNEEMLATYAETVYPIPKEETWEVTAEV